The genomic region TCGTCCGCTTCGATGTCCAGCATCGGGAGCGAATGGACGCGCGCCTGTGTGCTCAGTATCAGATTTCGGCTGGCCTGGTAGGCCTCCGATCTCTGGGCACCCCGTCGAATCCAGATCCGCCCGCGGTGGATGGCCTGAGCCTTGTGTCCCACGACGGCTTTGACGAGCAGATCGCTGTGATTCTCCGCTGCAGCGTGGTCTTGCAACGTATCCACCTCGACGTGCTGGGTGCCCACCAGAAGCACCACACCCCTGTACCGAAGTCCGGCCGCTTTCCCCTCGAAGCGAAACGTAGCTTCCGCTTTGACCACGGCCCCACCGAGGTCAATTCGGAAAACCTCCGCCTGTGCTTCCGAGCCTAAGACGACTCTGGTCCTTTGCAGCCTTCGCGTCTGTCCCCGGAACTGCTGAACGAAAACGATCGTCCACTGGGCCCGTTCTGCGAGGAGGATTTCACTAAGGTCGGCACCATAATGAACGCCGCCGTCGCTGGAGTAATCGACGATCACCAGGGTCCCAGCACTTCCTGGTCCGAAATACAGGCGGCTCAGCGTACTGTCCCACTCGCGACTCTCGGCTCGTCTCAGGAGAAGCAGGGGGCCGTTTACCCGCGCGCCGGCGCCCAACTCGACCCAGATCCCCCGCGCTGGCGCCTGAAGTACGAGCTGATCGAAGCGATCTGCGATCTCTCCGCCGAGGCGAGCCAGCCAGCTAGCCTGGCGCTGGGATATCGGGCGACCTACTCCCAGGCCGGCCACCCGCAAGTCGGCCCGTTCCTCCGGCCCGAAGACCCCCAGACCATCCGCCTCGTAATAAGGCCATATCTCGTGCCAGAGATCGGACGGTGAGAACTGGACAATCGGTGGTGCACTGTCTGCAAGGCCGGGTTCCCCTCCCCAGGAAGGCGGTACGAGAAGCTTCCAGGGCGTGAACCGCCATGCTTCGTCCTTCCGGTCAGGCCAGGGCAAGGGATCGTCTCGCACAGGATCGGCTGGGGTCCACCGCCCAGCCTGAACCCTGGGTGAGGCCCAAGCCGCTCTGGCATCCATCCCGGCTGACACGATCTTGGGGCGGGAATTGTCAAGCATTGGTCCTCCTCGGTCGCCTGGTACGGGCTCTCACCCTATCGCGCCTTCCATTTGGAGCTCGATCAACCGGTTGAGCTCGACGGCGTATTCCATCGGCAGTTCTTCCAACACGGGTTCGATGAATCCTCGGACCACAAGAGCGGCGGCGTCGGATTCTCTAAGGCCGCGGCTCATGAGGTAGAACAGCTGCTCTTCGCCGATCCGCGAGGCGGTGGCC from candidate division KSB1 bacterium harbors:
- a CDS encoding SufD family Fe-S cluster assembly protein, with translation MLDNSRPKIVSAGMDARAAWASPRVQAGRWTPADPVRDDPLPWPDRKDEAWRFTPWKLLVPPSWGGEPGLADSAPPIVQFSPSDLWHEIWPYYEADGLGVFGPEERADLRVAGLGVGRPISQRQASWLARLGGEIADRFDQLVLQAPARGIWVELGAGARVNGPLLLLRRAESREWDSTLSRLYFGPGSAGTLVIVDYSSDGGVHYGADLSEILLAERAQWTIVFVQQFRGQTRRLQRTRVVLGSEAQAEVFRIDLGGAVVKAEATFRFEGKAAGLRYRGVVLLVGTQHVEVDTLQDHAAAENHSDLLVKAVVGHKAQAIHRGRIWIRRGAQRSEAYQASRNLILSTQARVHSLPMLDIEADDVRCTHASATGPIDEEELFYLQSRGLAENEARRLVVEGFLGDALRGLNHDRLISAMEDVIRAKLVSIL